The Chryseobacterium geocarposphaerae genome has a window encoding:
- the rseP gene encoding RIP metalloprotease RseP, which produces MEIAIKLFQFILSISILVILHELGHFLPAKWFKTKVEKFYLFFDPWFSIVKKKIGETEYGIGWLPFGGYVKIAGMVDESMDTEQLKQPAQPWEFRAKPAWQRLIIMLGGVTVNFFLAWVIYGCLSFFNGETTFDTTKVDTPMHYTNVAKAMGFKDGDKILKVDGKTQNNLDKLSLDILLSDQVTVLRNGKETTFNTNDDGKALAFKDENPKGFLTPRYAAVIDTIINPKTAEAGLKVGDQVVSANGQKINYYDEFQAAVGKSAGKPINIEVLRNGSVQPLSIPVSKEGTIGIASYKQLEKYASTQHFTFGQSIGRGFTRSIESLTYQVKQFKLIFNKKVQGYKKVGGPLAIIKNMPVDQSKDGSISINWTAFWSFTAMFSVWLAFLNLIPIPGLDGGHVIFTLYEMIVGKPVPQKVLENAQMVGVIFLLGLMLLIFGSDIFKALTGNL; this is translated from the coding sequence ATGGAAATAGCAATCAAACTGTTTCAATTTATATTGAGCATTTCTATCTTGGTAATCCTTCACGAACTTGGGCATTTCTTACCTGCAAAATGGTTTAAGACCAAAGTTGAAAAATTCTATCTATTCTTCGATCCGTGGTTCTCTATCGTTAAGAAAAAAATTGGTGAAACCGAATATGGTATCGGCTGGCTTCCTTTCGGAGGATATGTAAAAATTGCCGGAATGGTAGACGAAAGCATGGATACCGAGCAACTGAAGCAACCTGCACAGCCTTGGGAATTCAGGGCAAAACCAGCTTGGCAAAGATTGATTATTATGTTGGGCGGGGTTACAGTGAACTTCTTCTTAGCCTGGGTTATTTACGGATGTCTGTCTTTCTTCAACGGGGAAACGACTTTCGACACAACGAAGGTTGATACTCCAATGCATTATACCAACGTAGCAAAAGCAATGGGCTTCAAGGATGGTGATAAGATCTTAAAAGTAGACGGAAAAACTCAGAATAATTTAGATAAACTATCTCTGGATATTTTATTAAGTGACCAGGTTACTGTTTTAAGAAACGGCAAAGAAACCACTTTTAACACTAATGACGACGGAAAAGCTCTTGCTTTTAAAGATGAAAACCCTAAAGGATTCCTTACGCCAAGATATGCCGCAGTAATTGACACGATTATTAATCCTAAAACAGCAGAAGCAGGTTTAAAAGTTGGCGACCAGGTAGTTTCTGCAAACGGACAAAAAATCAATTATTATGATGAATTTCAGGCTGCAGTTGGAAAAAGCGCAGGAAAGCCAATTAATATCGAAGTGCTAAGAAACGGAAGTGTTCAACCTTTAAGTATTCCTGTTTCAAAAGAAGGAACAATCGGTATTGCCTCTTATAAGCAATTGGAAAAATATGCAAGTACTCAACACTTCACATTTGGACAATCCATCGGAAGAGGTTTTACAAGAAGTATTGAGAGTTTGACTTATCAGGTTAAACAATTCAAATTAATCTTCAACAAAAAAGTACAGGGGTATAAAAAAGTAGGAGGACCTCTTGCTATCATTAAAAATATGCCGGTAGACCAATCGAAAGACGGAAGCATCTCTATCAACTGGACTGCTTTCTGGAGTTTTACGGCAATGTTCTCCGTTTGGTTGGCATTTTTGAACTTAATCCCAATTCCAGGATTGGATGGTGGACACGTTATTTTCACATTATATGAAATGATTGTTGGAAAACCTGTTCCTCAAAAAGTATTGGAAAATGCACAGATGGTAGGTGTTATCTTCCTGTTAGGATTGATGTTACTGATTTTCGGAAGCGATATTTTCAAAGCACTAACCGGAAACTTATAA
- a CDS encoding T9SS type A sorting domain-containing protein — protein sequence MNKLLYSFMFAAALTSAQVTSYPWTETFEDSSPTSSQWTCQYIAGTNTSVPSGLFWAIQTTTSVGYYGTTGAYQGSKMAVFDTRSHTRDAIARFIGPVMNLSSVANPTLDFYYRNMLWGTDQNILNIYYRTSSSGSWTLITSFNSNISSWTNSGPIVLPNPSATYQIALEGVAKYGYSLDVDNLKVSAGNLAVSEVNKKPLELKISPNPASDILNISSKEEITDIRIHDISGKLMKIENKSSKNQISIQHLKSGTYFITVQYSDGTNNTSKFIKK from the coding sequence ATGAACAAATTACTTTATTCTTTTATGTTTGCTGCTGCTCTTACCAGCGCACAAGTGACCAGCTATCCCTGGACAGAAACCTTTGAAGACTCATCCCCAACATCCTCTCAATGGACCTGTCAGTACATCGCAGGAACCAACACTTCTGTACCCAGCGGTCTTTTCTGGGCGATACAAACCACAACGAGTGTTGGGTATTATGGAACAACCGGGGCTTATCAAGGTTCTAAAATGGCCGTATTTGATACCAGATCACACACAAGAGATGCTATAGCAAGATTCATCGGTCCGGTAATGAACCTATCTTCAGTAGCCAACCCCACTTTAGATTTCTATTACAGAAATATGCTTTGGGGAACCGACCAGAATATCCTGAATATTTATTACCGTACCTCATCTTCCGGATCATGGACACTTATCACCTCCTTCAACAGCAATATCTCTTCATGGACGAATTCCGGGCCTATTGTTCTTCCCAATCCTTCGGCCACGTACCAGATTGCTTTGGAAGGCGTCGCAAAATACGGTTACAGCCTGGATGTTGATAATTTGAAAGTAAGCGCGGGCAACCTGGCAGTTTCTGAAGTAAATAAAAAGCCTTTAGAATTAAAGATCTCACCCAATCCCGCAAGCGATATCTTAAATATTAGCTCAAAAGAAGAGATTACAGACATAAGAATTCATGACATATCCGGAAAGCTTATGAAAATAGAGAATAAATCCTCCAAGAACCAGATTTCCATTCAGCATTTAAAATCCGGTACCTACTTCATAACTGTACAGTATTCCGACGGAACCAATAACACTTCCAAGTTTATAAAAAAATAA
- a CDS encoding alpha/beta hydrolase family protein produces the protein MNIKLTIFLFSFLLPFWTSAQTTDNLNNTIPTRQIHEEQYVPINGIEQWVTINGNPSKPVILFLHGGPGSPITPYIDVLYKALEKDFIIVQWDQRGSGRTYGHNNPPEELTPEYLKNNPLTLEQMTSDGIVLSRYLLQHLGKKKIILSGTSWGSALGVKIATKAPELFYAYMGHSQIVNPNFSTERYSKLYKMAENRKDSDALQILNTIGKPPYSSAKNTGMLYRVIKKYEKANSTPAPQNWFALAPEYNNEKDNKNREDGDDYSFVNFVGDQKLGVQSMGVSIDMMKDNLNFKIPVYLIQGEEDILTPKEMSKKYFDALKAPKKEYFLLPKAAHGFNQSVVDTQYKIFRSIKTN, from the coding sequence ATGAACATTAAATTAACTATTTTCCTATTTTCATTCCTGCTTCCATTCTGGACCTCTGCACAAACAACAGATAATCTAAATAATACAATTCCTACTCGTCAGATTCATGAAGAGCAATATGTTCCTATCAATGGTATTGAACAATGGGTAACCATTAACGGAAATCCTTCCAAGCCTGTTATTCTGTTTCTGCACGGAGGACCTGGTAGTCCCATTACTCCCTATATTGATGTTTTGTATAAAGCTCTCGAAAAAGATTTTATCATTGTTCAATGGGACCAGCGCGGTTCCGGAAGGACATACGGACACAATAATCCTCCTGAAGAGTTGACACCGGAATATTTAAAAAACAATCCGCTCACTCTGGAGCAAATGACTAGCGATGGCATTGTGCTTTCCCGATATCTTTTACAACACCTTGGAAAGAAAAAAATTATTCTTTCCGGCACATCTTGGGGATCTGCTCTTGGAGTAAAAATAGCCACCAAAGCTCCTGAGCTTTTTTACGCGTATATGGGGCATTCTCAAATTGTAAATCCTAATTTTAGTACAGAAAGATATTCAAAGCTTTACAAAATGGCAGAGAACAGAAAGGATAGTGACGCCTTACAAATATTAAACACAATTGGTAAGCCTCCTTATTCCAGTGCAAAAAATACAGGAATGCTTTATAGGGTAATCAAAAAATATGAAAAGGCAAATTCTACTCCCGCTCCGCAAAATTGGTTTGCTCTGGCTCCGGAATATAACAATGAAAAGGATAATAAAAATAGAGAAGACGGTGACGATTACTCGTTTGTCAATTTTGTTGGTGATCAGAAATTGGGCGTACAATCGATGGGAGTTTCTATCGACATGATGAAGGATAATTTAAATTTTAAAATTCCTGTTTACCTTATTCAGGGTGAAGAAGATATCCTGACTCCTAAAGAAATGTCCAAAAAGTATTTCGATGCTCTGAAGGCTCCTAAAAAAGAATACTTCTTATTGCCTAAAGCGGCGCACGGATTTAATCAGTCAGTTGTAGATACTCAATATAAAATATTCAGAAGTATAAAAACGAATTAA
- the rpmA gene encoding 50S ribosomal protein L27, with protein sequence MAHKKGVGSSKNGRESHSKRLGVKIFGGQEAIAGNIIVRQRGTQHHPGANVGIGKDHTLFALVDGKVVFTKKANNRSFVSVEANA encoded by the coding sequence ATGGCACATAAGAAAGGAGTTGGTAGTTCCAAAAACGGTAGAGAATCTCACTCTAAAAGATTAGGTGTAAAGATTTTCGGAGGTCAGGAAGCTATTGCTGGAAATATTATTGTTAGACAAAGAGGTACTCAACACCACCCAGGTGCAAACGTAGGGATCGGTAAAGACCATACTTTGTTCGCTTTAGTAGACGGTAAAGTAGTTTTCACTAAGAAAGCAAACAACAGATCTTTTGTATCTGTAGAAGCAAACGCATAA
- a CDS encoding nitrilase family protein, whose protein sequence is MKITGLNLDIIWKNKTANFELIERELQDQEVDLFLLPEMFSSGFCMDASEVSDRNQESLEFLKKMSEEKNAAFCGSAPVEDGGKFYNRMYFVQPNSQVDFYDKRHLFSFSGEDKVYTPGKERVIVNYKGFRILLQVCYDLRFPVFARNNNDYDAILYVANWPEKRVGAWEHLLKARAIENLSFVFGLNRIGTDGNNLLYQESSHCFFADGKEITQKQGNIVSAELNMEELKDFRNHFQFLNDRDSFSIEL, encoded by the coding sequence ATGAAGATCACAGGACTGAATTTAGATATCATCTGGAAAAATAAAACAGCAAATTTTGAGCTTATAGAAAGAGAATTGCAAGATCAGGAAGTAGATTTATTTCTACTTCCGGAAATGTTTTCGTCGGGATTTTGTATGGATGCATCTGAAGTTTCAGACCGAAATCAGGAGTCTTTAGAATTTTTAAAGAAAATGTCTGAAGAAAAAAATGCAGCTTTTTGTGGGAGCGCTCCTGTGGAAGATGGTGGGAAATTTTACAACAGGATGTATTTTGTACAGCCAAATTCTCAGGTTGACTTCTATGATAAAAGGCATTTATTTTCTTTTTCAGGGGAAGATAAAGTGTATACTCCCGGAAAAGAGCGGGTAATTGTGAACTACAAAGGTTTCAGGATTTTGTTGCAGGTTTGTTATGATCTTCGTTTTCCTGTTTTTGCAAGAAATAATAATGATTATGATGCCATTTTATATGTTGCCAACTGGCCTGAAAAAAGAGTAGGAGCCTGGGAACATTTACTGAAAGCAAGAGCCATTGAAAATTTATCTTTTGTCTTTGGACTAAACCGAATCGGAACAGACGGCAATAATCTGCTGTATCAGGAAAGCTCACATTGTTTTTTTGCAGACGGAAAAGAAATTACTCAAAAACAGGGAAATATTGTTTCCGCAGAATTAAATATGGAGGAATTGAAAGACTTCAGAAATCATTTTCAGTTTTTAAATGACCGGGATTCTTTTTCAATAGAATTATAA
- a CDS encoding DUF5686 family protein — protein MMLTNNFKYYLSYFSIILFGFLQAQNSASGRIIDEKTNAPVTGVAIFINDSNTPYTTTSSGNFSIQSDTIIYKLKFQKKNYAVESINISPESFQDLVIKMSAEKVSNIEAVVIHNERPKFKNKKENPAYAIMQKVWERKRNNGLDKFDTYTYKEYEKIQFDANNLDSAFMKRKIFNKLEFIFDYKDSTASGKIGLPVFLNEAIYENYGENKPSKRTKRLLVAQKTSGFQDNQIITLTAKNLYRDINIYDNTLNYFDIGFPSPAGETGFSTYDYNLVDTISIRGEKAFKIRYQPKRTEVLAFQGYLYIDTDSYAVLGAILKSTQKINVNFINGISTELEYDNPDENTFLPRKFVTEIEMTPFSKKKTSKSIIAKRSVDYSEYQFNKPLEDNVFKRKEEEYDDKFVDKDDAYWLKARPDSLSKSEQGIYDMLDKLQQTPKFNRIVKLYETLGSGYYNVVKGIDLGPIFSIYGKNEVEGDRIRLGARTYFTRNDPWRVQFYTAYGFKDQQVKYGAEARFMFNRVNRFTIGAGTRRDILQLGVQLTNDDGIMARTFASSTLFARGENASLSSVNQTNVFTAIEPWKNFQIRLDGTMQSIKSANPSEFNLMYYKDGNLRQTTNDSHITLSLIARPGAKFSQTGIDRYEHGTLAPTIVLKYTRGIEGLFGSDFNYNKLQFMFYKPILIGSWGKLLLNFEAGKNFDTVPLALQNVIPGNQSYSLAQNTFAQLNYYEFVADTYTTLHLEHHFNGKILSYIPLIKKLKLREIAFIRGAYGTLSDASKAINVAGFKYSAPSEHIYYEYGVGIENIGFGNLRIFRVDFNWRGNYLDRPDISTFGIKAGFQVGF, from the coding sequence ATGATGTTAACGAACAATTTTAAATATTATCTCTCTTATTTTTCCATTATTCTTTTCGGCTTTTTACAGGCTCAAAACTCTGCGAGCGGAAGGATTATTGATGAAAAAACCAATGCTCCTGTTACAGGCGTAGCTATATTTATAAACGACAGCAACACTCCTTATACGACTACATCTTCCGGAAACTTCAGTATACAGTCTGACACAATCATCTATAAGCTTAAATTTCAAAAAAAGAATTACGCTGTAGAAAGCATCAACATTAGCCCTGAAAGTTTTCAGGACTTGGTCATCAAGATGTCTGCAGAAAAAGTAAGCAATATTGAAGCGGTAGTGATTCACAATGAACGTCCAAAATTCAAAAATAAAAAAGAAAACCCGGCTTATGCCATCATGCAGAAAGTCTGGGAAAGAAAACGAAACAATGGTTTAGATAAATTTGATACCTACACCTATAAAGAATATGAAAAAATTCAGTTTGATGCCAATAATCTGGACAGCGCATTCATGAAGAGAAAAATCTTCAATAAACTTGAGTTCATTTTCGATTATAAAGATTCTACCGCAAGCGGAAAGATAGGACTTCCCGTTTTCCTGAATGAAGCCATCTATGAAAACTATGGGGAAAACAAACCTTCCAAAAGAACCAAAAGACTTTTAGTTGCCCAAAAAACTTCCGGATTTCAGGACAATCAAATCATTACTTTAACTGCGAAAAACCTGTATCGTGATATTAATATTTATGATAATACCTTAAATTATTTCGACATTGGATTTCCAAGTCCGGCCGGAGAAACAGGTTTCAGCACCTATGATTATAATTTGGTTGACACCATTTCCATTCGCGGAGAAAAAGCTTTTAAAATCCGTTATCAACCCAAAAGAACTGAAGTTTTAGCATTTCAGGGGTATCTCTATATTGATACAGACAGTTATGCCGTTTTAGGGGCAATTTTAAAATCCACACAGAAAATCAATGTCAATTTCATCAATGGAATTTCTACAGAACTAGAATATGACAATCCCGACGAAAACACATTTTTACCCAGAAAATTTGTTACGGAAATCGAAATGACCCCTTTTTCCAAAAAGAAAACCTCTAAAAGCATCATCGCCAAAAGATCTGTTGATTATTCGGAATATCAGTTCAACAAACCTCTCGAAGACAATGTTTTTAAAAGAAAGGAGGAAGAATATGATGATAAATTTGTTGATAAAGATGATGCCTATTGGTTAAAAGCAAGACCTGACTCGTTATCAAAAAGCGAACAGGGAATTTACGACATGCTGGATAAGCTTCAGCAAACCCCGAAATTCAACCGAATTGTAAAGCTGTATGAAACTTTAGGTTCAGGATATTATAATGTTGTCAAAGGAATAGATTTAGGCCCTATTTTCTCTATTTACGGAAAGAATGAAGTGGAAGGCGACCGAATCCGATTGGGAGCAAGAACGTATTTCACCCGAAACGACCCTTGGAGAGTTCAGTTTTACACCGCTTATGGGTTTAAAGACCAGCAGGTGAAATATGGAGCTGAAGCAAGATTCATGTTCAACAGAGTGAACAGATTTACCATTGGAGCAGGAACAAGAAGAGATATTTTACAATTGGGAGTTCAGCTTACCAACGATGATGGAATTATGGCAAGAACCTTCGCCTCTTCGACCCTTTTTGCGAGAGGGGAAAACGCTTCATTAAGCTCTGTAAATCAAACTAATGTTTTCACCGCCATCGAACCCTGGAAAAATTTTCAAATCAGACTGGATGGAACGATGCAGAGCATTAAATCAGCTAATCCTTCAGAATTCAATTTAATGTATTATAAAGACGGAAATCTGAGACAAACAACCAATGATTCGCACATCACGTTAAGCTTAATCGCAAGACCCGGAGCTAAGTTCTCGCAAACCGGTATCGACAGATATGAACACGGAACATTAGCACCAACGATCGTTTTAAAATACACAAGAGGAATAGAAGGCTTATTTGGTTCTGACTTTAACTACAATAAGCTACAATTCATGTTCTACAAGCCTATCCTGATCGGAAGCTGGGGTAAATTATTATTGAATTTTGAAGCCGGAAAAAACTTCGACACCGTTCCTTTGGCTTTACAAAATGTAATTCCGGGAAATCAGTCTTACAGTTTAGCTCAGAATACTTTTGCCCAGCTTAATTACTATGAATTTGTAGCAGACACCTATACAACGCTTCATTTAGAGCATCATTTTAACGGTAAAATCCTTTCTTATATTCCTTTGATCAAGAAATTGAAATTAAGAGAAATTGCATTTATCAGAGGAGCATACGGAACTTTGAGTGATGCATCCAAAGCGATCAATGTGGCTGGATTTAAATATTCAGCACCAAGTGAACATATTTACTACGAATATGGTGTAGGAATTGAAAATATCGGTTTTGGAAATCTTAGGATTTTCAGAGTAGATTTCAACTGGAGAGGGAATTATCTGGATAGACCGGATATCTCAACATTTGGCATTAAAGCAGGCTTCCAGGTAGGATTTTAA
- a CDS encoding DUF6646 family protein has product MKKLVFMLALVFAGATANAQAWTGKGDQKINAGLSAWGYGTGITGTYDYGLNNLISIGAGLNGYFDNYKDNDSDNNVFIFGRLNFHLKEALQLPEKLDIYPGVDVGVLGKDFGIGAHIGARYFFTERIGVFAEVGNNGSLGVSINL; this is encoded by the coding sequence ATGAAGAAATTGGTTTTTATGTTGGCGTTGGTTTTTGCAGGAGCAACAGCCAACGCACAGGCATGGACAGGAAAGGGAGATCAGAAAATCAACGCAGGATTAAGCGCTTGGGGATATGGAACAGGAATTACCGGGACTTATGATTACGGTTTAAATAATTTAATCTCGATAGGAGCCGGCCTGAATGGTTATTTTGATAATTATAAGGATAATGACAGCGATAATAATGTTTTTATCTTCGGAAGACTGAATTTCCATTTAAAAGAGGCTTTACAGTTGCCTGAGAAATTAGATATCTATCCAGGTGTTGATGTCGGAGTTCTAGGGAAAGATTTCGGAATCGGGGCTCACATCGGCGCAAGATACTTTTTCACTGAAAGAATCGGAGTTTTTGCAGAAGTCGGAAACAATGGCAGCCTTGGAGTTTCAATTAATCTGTAA
- a CDS encoding thioredoxin family protein, whose translation MSQKFQEIIDSERPVLIDFFATWCQPCKVQSSVLNTVKENVGEGARIIKVDVDQYPAIAAQYGVRGVPTLAIFKKGEMLWKESGVHDVNTLTQLLKQYA comes from the coding sequence ATGTCACAAAAATTTCAAGAAATCATAGATTCCGAAAGACCTGTCCTGATTGACTTTTTTGCAACCTGGTGCCAACCTTGCAAGGTACAGTCTTCGGTTTTAAATACAGTAAAAGAGAATGTAGGTGAAGGAGCAAGAATCATCAAGGTAGATGTAGATCAATATCCTGCTATTGCAGCCCAATATGGTGTTCGCGGTGTTCCGACTTTAGCGATCTTTAAAAAAGGAGAAATGCTTTGGAAAGAAAGCGGCGTGCATGACGTTAACACCTTAACGCAACTTTTAAAACAATATGCTTAA
- a CDS encoding acyltransferase family protein, translating into MNRDLYIDFAKGLATLSIIFIHTAFWSGQFYIAPEVRVFSLVFDVALFYALSGITSGSNIEKTFYRLLKLQITYMIFVTLLFFLDYLFKVFGLAFFSLEWLQNFYSTFGSKYAAIGISTQPQWQNLGNWYLHQYTNADTFPVVMGSFWYLKVYFILSVFGVLILKFFPKHINWFIGICIALTLIFNIFPEYYPSGQVGYVAFYMAVFLIAHQMKGKKIPTKWIPVLYGLVALALAWMFSHYGKDVFYKINKNKFPPTIIYIIWTLFSLITLFVFYNRLKISKESFVTHIGKNAIFFYFAQGISSSLVYFLVVPLKENMPWWILMVLIYIVNVILAFIIAAGLKKFDSFGWKILEFLRKKTASTSA; encoded by the coding sequence ATGAACAGAGACCTTTATATAGATTTCGCAAAAGGATTGGCTACACTTTCCATCATCTTCATTCATACTGCATTTTGGTCCGGTCAGTTTTATATTGCCCCGGAAGTGAGAGTTTTCTCATTGGTTTTTGATGTCGCTTTATTTTATGCTTTAAGTGGAATCACCTCTGGTTCAAACATAGAAAAAACATTTTACAGGCTTTTGAAGTTACAGATCACTTATATGATTTTTGTGACACTGCTTTTCTTTTTAGATTATCTCTTCAAAGTTTTCGGACTTGCTTTTTTCTCTCTCGAATGGCTTCAAAACTTCTATTCCACTTTCGGATCTAAGTATGCTGCAATAGGCATTTCAACACAACCTCAATGGCAGAATCTTGGAAACTGGTACCTTCACCAATACACCAATGCGGATACATTTCCTGTCGTAATGGGAAGTTTCTGGTATCTTAAAGTTTATTTTATACTAAGCGTATTCGGTGTATTAATTTTAAAATTTTTCCCGAAACACATTAATTGGTTCATTGGAATTTGTATTGCACTGACATTAATTTTCAATATATTTCCGGAATATTATCCTTCAGGACAGGTAGGATATGTGGCTTTTTATATGGCCGTTTTTCTGATTGCTCACCAAATGAAAGGCAAAAAAATCCCAACAAAATGGATTCCTGTACTGTACGGACTGGTGGCCTTAGCTTTAGCTTGGATGTTTTCCCATTATGGAAAGGACGTTTTCTATAAGATCAATAAAAATAAATTCCCTCCTACAATTATTTATATTATCTGGACTTTATTTTCTCTTATCACCTTATTTGTTTTTTACAACAGACTTAAAATTTCAAAAGAAAGCTTCGTTACCCATATCGGTAAAAACGCGATCTTCTTTTATTTTGCCCAGGGAATCAGCTCTTCTTTGGTGTATTTCTTAGTCGTTCCCTTAAAAGAAAATATGCCGTGGTGGATTTTAATGGTTCTTATTTACATTGTGAATGTCATTTTAGCATTCATTATTGCAGCCGGATTAAAGAAATTTGATAGTTTCGGATGGAAAATCCTGGAGTTTTTAAGAAAGAAAACCGCATCCACGTCTGCATAA
- a CDS encoding neutral zinc metallopeptidase produces MKRIFHFPIVLGAIAVFSLSACNDDTMETPVQQEQQTENLKIDQPNELEKVCYYVDQYWSSSSVLLTSLQNSTDTNFMNSQMTKIASMWGRSNPTLRFVNDPSNFNSTYNAISYSTGKIYYGYAIYYDAKSKGGDIVNAMILAHEYGHQLQYIFGLPSVSESTARPNELEADGFAGYYLRRPNGYNQTSFAQIAAAYEFAQSIGDYQTTSAGHHGTPSQRRSAVRLGFLLGQYDLSASAFDYNFFYYYQGVLNGTYKMAKNSQYPELDNYMKQYLEELKQIQNGEISAEEFKNLK; encoded by the coding sequence ATGAAAAGAATCTTCCACTTCCCAATAGTACTGGGAGCAATTGCTGTATTCTCATTATCAGCATGTAACGACGACACTATGGAAACTCCTGTTCAGCAGGAACAGCAAACAGAAAACTTAAAGATCGACCAACCGAACGAACTGGAAAAAGTTTGTTATTATGTAGATCAATACTGGAGTTCCTCATCTGTTTTATTGACGTCTCTGCAAAACTCTACAGACACCAATTTTATGAATTCTCAGATGACAAAAATTGCAAGTATGTGGGGAAGAAGCAATCCTACTTTAAGATTCGTGAACGATCCTTCGAATTTTAATTCCACTTACAATGCGATTTCTTATTCGACAGGAAAAATCTATTACGGATATGCTATTTATTATGACGCGAAATCGAAAGGCGGGGACATTGTGAATGCAATGATTTTGGCCCATGAATATGGTCATCAATTGCAGTATATATTCGGATTGCCTTCTGTAAGTGAATCTACTGCAAGACCAAACGAACTGGAAGCTGATGGTTTTGCCGGATATTATCTAAGAAGACCCAACGGCTACAATCAAACCAGTTTTGCACAAATTGCAGCGGCTTATGAATTTGCACAAAGCATCGGAGATTATCAAACAACAAGTGCAGGACATCACGGAACGCCGTCACAAAGAAGATCTGCAGTTCGTTTGGGGTTCTTGTTGGGTCAGTATGATCTTTCAGCTTCTGCTTTTGATTATAACTTCTTTTATTATTATCAGGGCGTTTTGAACGGAACTTATAAAATGGCAAAAAATTCTCAATATCCGGAGCTCGATAATTATATGAAGCAATATCTGGAGGAGTTGAAACAAATTCAGAATGGAGAAATTTCTGCGGAAGAATTTAAAAATTTAAAGTAA